Genomic DNA from Torulaspora delbrueckii CBS 1146 chromosome 8, complete genome:
CACCGAGAATaaaactttgaaatgcTGTTGGCGTGGACCCACGTTTCAAATTCCTATTCTTTGGGATAATGCCTAGGTCCTTCTCCCCAAAGTAACCACAATTTGGTTCATTCATCGTCTCGAGACCAATGATGCAGTTTTCCACAAATAACTCCGGGGCCTTCTCCTGTATCCTAGAGTAAAGACGCATTACGGCATCAACGAACTTTCCCTGCAGATAGTCCTGAATGTTTTCACCATTGATGGTGCACTTTGGTGCAAAATCCTTGCctgcaaagaacaaagtgaaCATCGTTTGGCATGCGAGCTTATAGAGATTCGTGGGCCACAGCATCTTGGGatactctttcttctcactGGTATAATGGCTATGCAACACAGCAGCTTCGGTTGCTTCAAAGCCGGTGGGTTGAAAGCCTGCACAGTAAAGTGTCCATAGTGGAGCACCCGAGCCACCAGAGAATCTCGACCAAACGTCCTGATGTGGGTCCAAGTAGACTTGTATGCCTCCAATGGACCGGATTTTTTGCAATACATCAATCACATAGTCCATATAGTCAAAATCGTATTCACCGGGACCTTTTTGTTCCAAAGACTCCCAGGTGAAAGGGAATCGAATGCAATTATACCCCAAAGACTTGAGCTTGTTCACATGGAGTTCGACTTCAGCTAGAGGAACCGGATGATCTGCAAAACTGACATTCTCTGCATCCTCCAAAATAGATTTTCCAGCGATTGGCAATCTAGTTGGAAGGTAAGGGTCTGCAGGAAACTTCACCGTAGGATCAAAGTTTACACCTCTTAATTGAATAGCGTTTCCACTTGAATCACAAAACTCTGCATCTTTAGAGACACAGATCTTCCCCAGCATCAACGATTGAACCTTACTGGGATGGTAAAGACTATTAGTCTTCAAGGATCTTATGTATTATAAGATGAATTACTAGATTATAGGAATTgataaaaaaataaaataaatCCTCCGATGCGGGGAGTCGAACCCCGGTCTCCACGGTGAAAGCGTGGTGTGATAGCCGTTACACTACATCGGATTAGTTAATTAGATGTTAGAGTTGTGCTTATCTTCAGTCTTAGCATTATTGCGCAGTCAGAAAATTGCATATTCCATTACATTCAAGATCAACAGCATTCTCGAGCTGCGGTACTACTTATCTGCAACAAACAAGAAGCCGTAACTGCGCTCTGACGGGCCTCTTTAGAGTGGTGATCGCATCATCGAGAACGACTAAGCCTTTGTTTCAGCCGATTCGACACGTCTGGACGAAGAAAAAAGAGGCGAATACTGACCATCGACGAATCTAACAGCGTCGATCGGACCCTGGGCAGCTGATTGAGGTCTGTAGAGCTTTTGGAAAGGGCTTGCACAAGTATATGGACACTGGTCGAGTTAAATAAAGCTTTTCAGATTAAAGTTTGGGGCTTATTTCGTTGTGATTACGATGATATTGACCAGGAGCGGGTATGCATTGCTCCTTACAGTGATGTTTGTTAGCCGGCTTGCACTCGGTTACCAGtgtttttcttcactaccttcttctttcacatTAGATGATACCTATGAATATCAAGCGAGTGGTTACTGTAACGATAAGTGCACGGCGAAAGGCTATAAATATTTTGCCTTGACCCAGGGGAATCAATGTTATTGTGGAAATGATAATCCAGCAGAGTCACAGTCTACTTCTACTGGATGTACAAGTACGTGTTTTGGATACCCAGCTGAGATGTGCGGTGGTGCCAACGCATTCTCCGTGTACGCTATAACGGCAAATGGTGGCACTGCTGTCGAAGTGACTGGTTCCAGTTCTCTTGCCTCATCGAGTTCCTCTTCgacatcatcaacatcatctACTTCGTCTTCTAGCAGCACAACTAGTTCCAGCACAACGACAAGTTCCAGCAGTACGAcgacttcatcatcatcatcatccacTTCTTCTAGAGGAACTACAACTACACGAAGTTCCGAGTCAGCAGACTCGGTAGTTTACCTCACAGCAACCAACACAGACGGAGGATCTACAGTTTTTGTCACAAGCACAATCACAACCAGCACGCAAGGAATGCCCACATCAACCTCATCAAACGATTCCGATACCAAtcacaagaagaaagttaaCATTGGGGCCATTGTGGGAGGTGTAGTAGGAGGTGTAGGCGGAGCACTAGTAATAGGTGCAGCAGTACTACTAATTCTAAGGCACGTGAACAAGAGGCGTGAGCAAGAGCGCATGGAGAAAGAGTACCAAGAAGCCATCAAACCAGTCGAATACGGCGACAAGTTGCACCATGGTGGATCCTCTGTCTCGCTCAACAATTTGCAGTCGTCTGGATCCTTCGACGACACCACACACGCCATGTCATCGAACAATCCGTTCGATGATTCAAGGCGTATAAGCAATGGCTCGATCCTCAACGCTCCAAGCCACACCAACCCAAAGACTCTCACGGTGGTGAATCCGGACGAGGATTGAGATCTGTATTTGTGTTTTAAACGTCGACAAGACGAGTAAATAGAAGGATAATTGGGAATCATAGTTATTAGTACTATCAGTAGTTGTTGACctcttgaagatctgaGCCCTAGTTAGGGTTTTCTTTGAGTGATAAAAAATTTTTGGAGGGAATTAGGAGTATCCAGTTGAGCAGCCAGGAGGCAATTTAAAGACCTGATTGTGCTCGGATAAACAGCGATTTCCCCGTCAAAGAGTGTCAAGATCCCAACTTATAGCCTCGGCGAATTGAATCTTGGTTTGCGAGCACAGAATTGGTGTTATTAGCAGTTGTTCGTAAGATATTACCGGTGGTGATTGGATAGATATATACCGGTGGAATTGATTCCTTTAGTTTAACCTATTACTATCGAAACAGCACCATAAAGAGGATGGTTGTATCATTGCCCGTGGCTGCGTCGAACTCACAGCATCCGCAAGATGTCCctaaggaagaagagtcGATCTTAAACTACCTGTTAGGGGTAAGAAACCTAttgggtcaattgaagcaaaaTAGGAGACAATACCTGAACTCTAAGGAAGTGCAGAACATTTATCAACAAGTCTTGACAAAAGTGAGAGAACTAGACCAAATAAGAAAGAGTAATCATGATACGCCTTCTAATAGTGCTACTACCCTGATTCACAGCACTGAGTTGCACAATAGAGTGGATTCTGTTCTAGATGACGTTTTTCAATTGTTGTCTTTGTGTTTCTTGACTGTtggtttgaaaaactcTGCACCTGCAACCTATGCTTCTTTATCTACTGTGCAAAGGCTATTGGAACATTTGAACGAATCGAATGTTTTTACGCAGCATGATTTGAGACCTATTAGAGAGAGACTGCTggagatttcaaagattgttGAGAACAGTTCGTACAAGAACGAGGTGTCCGGTGATAATTTGGAAGACAtagatgaaaaattgccCGAGGCAGATCGTAAATTCTATGAGGAgaggaacaagaacaagataGAGGAAGATTTACTGTTGAGGGCCAAATTGCAGCATTGTCTGGATGAATACCACAGCACAGAGTCCAAGGTCGAGGAAATTGATCCACATTTGACTACTATCATGGAGAAACTATTTGAGATAAGAAGGGGGTTGCTTTCA
This window encodes:
- the SLG1 gene encoding Slg1p (similar to Saccharomyces cerevisiae SLG1 (YOR008C); ancestral locus Anc_7.124), with amino-acid sequence MILTRSGYALLLTVMFVSRLALGYQCFSSLPSSFTLDDTYEYQASGYCNDKCTAKGYKYFALTQGNQCYCGNDNPAESQSTSTGCTSTCFGYPAEMCGGANAFSVYAITANGGTAVEVTGSSSLASSSSSSTSSTSSTSSSSSTTSSSTTTSSSSTTTSSSSSSTSSRGTTTTRSSESADSVVYLTATNTDGGSTVFVTSTITTSTQGMPTSTSSNDSDTNHKKKVNIGAIVGGVVGGVGGALVIGAAVLLILRHVNKRREQERMEKEYQEAIKPVEYGDKLHHGGSSVSLNNLQSSGSFDDTTHAMSSNNPFDDSRRISNGSILNAPSHTNPKTLTVVNPDED